The following nucleotide sequence is from Roseivirga sp. BDSF3-8.
TTTATTCAGCTATGGCATGTAGGCCGCATCAGTCACCCGGACTTTCACGGTGGTAACAAGCCTGTAGCGCCATCTGCCATTAACCCCGGGGAAAAGGCATATACTCCGGAAGGGTTCAAAGAAACCGTAGAGCCGCACGCCCTGGAAACGCAGGAAGTGGAAGCTATCGTGCAGGATTTTAAAAAGGCTGCTGAGAATGCGAAGGAGGCAGGCTTTGACGGGGTGGAGATCCACTCAAGTAATGGCTACCTGTTCCATCAGTTCTTTAGCCGCACCTCAAACCACCGTACGGATAAGTATGGGGGCAGCATTGAGAATCGTGCGCGCTTTCTGTTCGAAGTACTGGACGAGGTGAAGCAGGTATTTCCCGAAGGCCGCATCGGCATCCGGTTGAACCCGAGCCTGGACGGCATATTCGGCATGGAGACTGATGAGGAGACGATCCCTACTTTCGACTATATCGTGAAGAAGGTGAGTGATGAGTATGATCTTGCCTACCTGCACTTGTCGGAACCGTTTACGGATGTGAGCGATAAGCCCCACCTGGTGTCGGAGATTGCGAAGCATTACCGCCCTATGTATAAAGGTACGCTTATGATCAATGGTGGATTTGATCGTGAGAAGGGCAATAGGTTTATAGAAGAGGGCCTGGCTGACCTGGTGTCGTATGCTAAGCTCTATATCTCTAACCCTGACCTTGCCAAGCGGTTTGAGCTGGAGGCTCCGCTGGCGGAGTGGGATCAGGATACTTTCTACACCCCTGGTCCTGACGGGTATACGGATTATCCTTTCCTGGCCGAAACGGAGGTTAATAAGACTTATCAATAAAGACTACAGACGCTGCGAAAGCAGCTTTTTGGTTGCAAAAAAAGGGAGTCCCGCTTTTCGGGTCTCCCTTTATTATAATTAAACGTGATATAGCTCTTTATGCAAAATCTGCGATAGCATCACAGCCGGTACAGCTATCAGGCAGGCAGGTAGGGTTATCTTCCCCACCCCGGGCAGTGATCTTATCGGTAGTGGCAAAACTTGCTACTGAAAGTTCATTTAATGTAAGCTTAGTCTTTTTCATCTTTTATAGTGTTTTGATGTTTACGTCAGATAATATAATGATTTTTTTAGCATATCATTAATGAGAGATAAAATAGATTACTATTTCACTCTTTGCCGGCCAATAATTAACTGCCGGCTTAGCAGGGTATAGCCTGTGCTAAGGCCATACTATTTTACTAATGAGCCAACAGGTATCAGGTACATTCTGATGTGTCAAACTCCCGGCAGTCATTATATCCATGACAGGCTGTTTAATACAACGTTTCGCATGCCTGACTAAGTCAAATACATGCAGATGGGCTGGTTCCGCCTCTTGCTTTAAACGCGGTGGTTGTTTGGAGGCTGCTAACATTTAGTTTGTGAAGGGGCATTCTGGTCTTCGTCATAGCTATATTATTTTATCTATCATTTAATATATCCATTTTTATTATAAATAGATTTATTTCCTCTTTTAATGGATATAATTAAAAAACCAGGTACCCTTAGCCTGAAGGTTATATTTTCCTGCCTGTCCTGATTTTCATTACCTCCTTTTGCCCCCCGCTATTTATGTATTGTAGTTCGATAGTGATGCCGTCTGTGGCAATGAGCTCTTCTATCTGATCGTATTCCTCATAGCCCAGCCCATTTACGCTGATGACTTCCAGGTCATTGACCAGCCCCTGTTCGGCCTCTTCGCTACCCGGCTGCACATTATTCAGGTACATTTTCCCGGCTTTTCGCCTGATGGTGAAGTTGGTGGCGGGGTATAAGAATGGTTTATCGTAGTAGCTATTGGGTTCATAGTAAGCCTTCATCCCGTTATAATCCAGCAGCCAGTTGAACCGGTGGAGTATGCCACTGCCTGCTATGCCCAGGGTATTGGGGAGGGCATTTATTCCTTGCTCAGAGGCTGTAACGATAATGGGTATTTCCTCCAGTCTGTGGGCACCCAGTTGGAGGGCGGGTATGGTGGATTTGAAGTCACCGGAGCGTGGGCCTTTAGTGAGGCTTCTGAAGCCTACAAAAAAGCGTTCCCTGAACTCTTTATTGAGGCTATGGGCTTTTACATAGGAGCTATTAAGCAGAAAAGCAGGTCCGGCCCCGGTGTCCATAAACACATCACCGGCATAGGACTGACCAGAGGCCAGCCTGATCGTCATGGGCAGTTTGGGAATCTGTATGCCATCTTTAAACGAAAAGGTAAGCTCTCTGTGGTAAAGGCGGGTTACCTGCGCCATATCGTTATACAGGGTCAGTTGGGCCCTATCATAATCAATCTTTACGGGGTATTTGGATAAGAGGGTGTGGCCAATGATGCCGTCTATACGGTATGCTCCGCCCAGATGATCAAGATCTACGAGGACAGTGGTAACGTTACTGAGGCTTATCTCATTTACCAGCAGGGTGTCTAATGATGTGAGGCTATAGGTGGAGCTGCCATGTGCCCCTTTGCCTGATTGCTGCCCCATTTCTGTCATATCATACTGCCGGGCCACGAGGCTATCCAGTACGCAGGTGGTGGCCCCTGTATCGAATACAAAATTCAGCGGGTCTTTTGTTTGTCCCAGTTTTACCTTGATGAAAATAAGCCCGTCTACGAGGGTAAAGGGGATCACGACAGGTTTTGGGAGTGGGGTGGCTTTAGGTTCTTCAACCTGCTGTACCTCAACTTTGAACATGTTTATCTCAGTGAAAAAGTATTTTTCGTTAAATGAAAACGTGTATTCTTTCTGCTCACCTTTCACCATGGCAATTACGGCTACTACCAGGCCGGCCCCGGTATGTGTTCTATCTGCAATTTCATAGCTGTCGGGGGCACTGGCCTGCATGGGCAGGGCCTTAAGAATGGCTGTAGCGGTAGGCTCTGCATGACCTGACACGGTCAGTTCTTCTGCCAAATAAGGCTGGAGACTGTCAAAATGATTAGTGGCTATATGGGCAAACAGGGCCTCGAGGCGCTGGCGGATAAGATCATCTTCCTGCGCCTGCTGTGCGTAGGAAAGGACGGGCATCAGTAGCAGGCAAATAACAACTACCTTTTTCATGTATACGGGGGGTTTGGTTATATATGTGCCCATAACTGATCGGGGATAAATATACATGGCTGCGGCCCGGCATGAGGTTAAATTCTGTTAAATGATGTTAATGGTTCATATGGGCAAAAGAAAAGGCCCCGCCTTATTGGCAGGGCCTTTATGATCTCACTGGTCTGATTCTTTACTTAGTAAGGATCATGCGGTGGGTATCTACTTCTTCGCCGTCGGATATGAG
It contains:
- a CDS encoding alkene reductase produces the protein MSKQPLIQRYTMHDLELKNRVVMAPMTRSRADNPENAPTDLHVEYYKQRAGAGLIISEGSQVSTQGVGYINTAGIHNKAQVEGWKKVTDAVHAEGGKIFIQLWHVGRISHPDFHGGNKPVAPSAINPGEKAYTPEGFKETVEPHALETQEVEAIVQDFKKAAENAKEAGFDGVEIHSSNGYLFHQFFSRTSNHRTDKYGGSIENRARFLFEVLDEVKQVFPEGRIGIRLNPSLDGIFGMETDEETIPTFDYIVKKVSDEYDLAYLHLSEPFTDVSDKPHLVSEIAKHYRPMYKGTLMINGGFDREKGNRFIEEGLADLVSYAKLYISNPDLAKRFELEAPLAEWDQDTFYTPGPDGYTDYPFLAETEVNKTYQ
- a CDS encoding retropepsin-like aspartic protease → MKKVVVICLLLMPVLSYAQQAQEDDLIRQRLEALFAHIATNHFDSLQPYLAEELTVSGHAEPTATAILKALPMQASAPDSYEIADRTHTGAGLVVAVIAMVKGEQKEYTFSFNEKYFFTEINMFKVEVQQVEEPKATPLPKPVVIPFTLVDGLIFIKVKLGQTKDPLNFVFDTGATTCVLDSLVARQYDMTEMGQQSGKGAHGSSTYSLTSLDTLLVNEISLSNVTTVLVDLDHLGGAYRIDGIIGHTLLSKYPVKIDYDRAQLTLYNDMAQVTRLYHRELTFSFKDGIQIPKLPMTIRLASGQSYAGDVFMDTGAGPAFLLNSSYVKAHSLNKEFRERFFVGFRSLTKGPRSGDFKSTIPALQLGAHRLEEIPIIVTASEQGINALPNTLGIAGSGILHRFNWLLDYNGMKAYYEPNSYYDKPFLYPATNFTIRRKAGKMYLNNVQPGSEEAEQGLVNDLEVISVNGLGYEEYDQIEELIATDGITIELQYINSGGQKEVMKIRTGRKI